In the Geobacter sp. FeAm09 genome, one interval contains:
- the yihA gene encoding ribosome biogenesis GTP-binding protein YihA/YsxC, which yields MDVHQAEFIKSAVKPKDYPETILPEVAFVGRSNVGKSSLINVLVNRKSLVRTSSTPGRTQLINFFDVNGRLVLVDLPGYGYAKAPPELRKQWQPMIETYLARRENLRAVVLILDIRRTPADGDLQMLRWLETYGIPPIIVLTKCDKLSKNEQARQAGVIAAAIGRNREDLLPFSALSKAGREGIWRVIAEAAGLENVTT from the coding sequence ATGGATGTACACCAGGCGGAATTCATAAAAAGTGCTGTAAAACCGAAAGACTACCCGGAAACTATCCTGCCCGAGGTGGCCTTCGTGGGCCGCTCCAACGTGGGTAAGTCGTCGCTGATCAATGTGCTGGTCAACCGCAAAAGCCTGGTGCGCACCAGTTCCACCCCCGGCAGGACCCAGTTGATCAACTTCTTCGACGTCAACGGCCGCCTGGTCCTGGTGGACCTCCCCGGCTACGGCTACGCCAAGGCGCCGCCCGAGCTGCGCAAACAGTGGCAGCCGATGATCGAGACCTACCTGGCCAGGCGCGAGAACCTGCGGGCGGTGGTCCTGATCCTGGATATCCGCCGCACCCCCGCGGATGGGGACCTGCAGATGCTGCGCTGGCTGGAAACCTACGGCATCCCGCCGATCATCGTGCTGACCAAGTGCGACAAGCTGTCGAAGAACGAACAGGCCCGCCAGGCCGGGGTGATCGCGGCGGCCATCGGCCGCAACCGGGAGGATCTCCTCCCCTTCTCGGCCCTGTCCAAGGCCGGGCGCGAGGGGATATGGCGGGTGATCGCGGAAGCGGCGGGGCTGGAGAACGTCACGACCTGA
- a CDS encoding TIGR04282 family arsenosugar biosynthesis glycosyltransferase translates to MTRGLIIFAREPLVGTVKTRLAQGLGSHRLATELYAAMLADVLAAAATLDDTRLLLFWALKNGAIPAVPVPPRATMFEQQGHDLGARMANAFETAFASGCETCCIIGSDAPDLPLEYIRRAFALLERAEAEVVFGPAEDGGYYLLGLRRFQRQLFEDIVWSSAEVLQTSQERARFCGLRTALLPPWRDIDTCEDLEAFQERPSRETAPQTLAAAQRLKGSATLCPTI, encoded by the coding sequence ATGACCAGGGGACTGATCATCTTTGCCCGGGAACCGCTCGTCGGCACGGTAAAGACCCGGCTGGCCCAGGGTCTGGGCAGCCATCGTCTCGCAACGGAGCTGTATGCCGCCATGCTGGCCGATGTGCTGGCCGCCGCCGCCACCCTGGACGACACCCGCCTGCTGCTCTTCTGGGCGCTGAAAAACGGGGCCATCCCCGCTGTTCCGGTCCCGCCCCGAGCGACGATGTTCGAGCAGCAGGGGCACGACCTGGGGGCACGCATGGCAAATGCCTTTGAAACGGCCTTTGCCAGTGGTTGCGAGACGTGCTGCATCATCGGCAGCGATGCGCCCGATCTCCCCCTGGAGTACATCCGACGGGCTTTTGCCCTCCTGGAGCGGGCAGAGGCAGAGGTCGTCTTCGGTCCGGCCGAGGATGGGGGATACTATCTGCTCGGCCTCCGGCGCTTCCAGCGGCAGTTGTTCGAGGATATCGTCTGGAGCAGTGCGGAGGTTTTGCAGACCAGCCAGGAACGGGCCCGGTTCTGCGGGCTCAGAACCGCCCTCCTGCCGCCGTGGCGGGATATCGATACGTGTGAGGACCTGGAGGCGTTTCAGGAGCGGCCGTCGCGGGAGACGGCGCCCCAGACCCTGGCCGCGGCGCAACGCCTGAAAGGAAGTGCGACGCTATGTCCGACTATCTGA
- a CDS encoding acylphosphatase: MNIRVSVTVFGRVQGVAFRHYTSRRAVELGVSGWVGNLPDGSVAGVFEGDENGVNALVEWCRQGPPAAAVERLDLRRETCTGEFTGFSIRS; the protein is encoded by the coding sequence ATGAATATCAGGGTTTCCGTCACGGTTTTCGGCCGCGTCCAGGGGGTGGCCTTTCGTCACTACACCAGCCGCCGCGCTGTGGAGCTTGGCGTCAGCGGTTGGGTCGGGAACCTGCCGGACGGCTCGGTTGCCGGTGTGTTCGAGGGCGATGAGAATGGGGTGAATGCCCTGGTTGAGTGGTGCCGTCAGGGGCCGCCCGCCGCCGCGGTGGAACGGCTCGACCTGCGCCGTGAGACCTGCACCGGGGAGTTCACGGGGTTCTCCATCAGGTCGTGA
- the folE2 gene encoding GTP cyclohydrolase FolE2, whose product MPDMQKRPDHRRIPIAKVGVKDISYPIVVMDKNHSLQHTVARINMYVDLPHHFKGTHMSRFVEILNRHREHIGLDKLEPILDEVKARLGSTSAHMEIQFPYFIEKRAPVSGARSLMEYSCEFKASMSDILDFVLVVRVPLTSLCPCSKELSRAGAHNQRSVMTVRVRYREFIWIEDLVELIEQCGSSPLYSLLKREDEKYVTEQAYDNPRFVEDMVREAYSRLAAVDNIVWFSVEAENFESIHNHSAYAAVELDRRA is encoded by the coding sequence ATGCCGGACATGCAGAAACGCCCCGACCACCGCAGGATACCCATCGCCAAGGTCGGCGTCAAGGACATCTCCTACCCCATCGTGGTGATGGACAAGAACCATTCGCTGCAGCACACCGTGGCGCGGATCAACATGTATGTGGACCTGCCTCACCACTTCAAGGGCACCCACATGAGCCGCTTCGTGGAGATCCTCAACCGCCACCGCGAGCATATCGGCCTGGACAAGCTGGAGCCGATCCTGGACGAGGTGAAGGCCCGGCTCGGCTCCACCAGCGCCCACATGGAGATCCAGTTTCCCTACTTCATCGAGAAAAGGGCTCCGGTCTCGGGCGCCAGAAGCCTGATGGAATACAGTTGCGAGTTCAAGGCGTCCATGAGCGACATCCTGGATTTCGTGCTGGTGGTGCGGGTGCCGCTCACCTCGCTCTGCCCGTGCAGCAAGGAGCTCTCCCGGGCCGGCGCCCACAACCAGCGCAGCGTCATGACCGTGCGGGTGCGCTACCGGGAATTCATCTGGATCGAGGACCTGGTGGAGTTGATCGAGCAGTGCGGCAGCAGCCCGCTCTATTCGCTGCTCAAGCGCGAGGACGAAAAGTACGTCACCGAGCAAGCCTACGACAATCCGCGCTTTGTGGAGGACATGGTCCGGGAGGCCTATTCCCGGCTGGCGGCCGTGGACAACATCGTCTGGTTCTCGGTGGAAGCGGAAAACTTCGAGTCGATCCACAATCATTCGGCCTATGCGGCCGTGGAGCTCGACCGCCGGGCATGA